The following coding sequences lie in one Pan paniscus chromosome X, NHGRI_mPanPan1-v2.0_pri, whole genome shotgun sequence genomic window:
- the HCFC1 gene encoding host cell factor 1 isoform X5 encodes MASAVSPANLPAVLLQPRWKRVVGWSGPVPRPRHGHRAVAIKELIVVFGGGNEGIVDELHVYNTATNQWFIPAVRGDIPPGCAAYGFVCDGTRLLVFGGMVEYGKYSNDLYELQASRWEWKRLKAKTPKNGPPPCPRLGHSFSLVGNKCYLFGGLANDSEDPKNNIPRYLNDLYILELRPGSGVVAWDIPITYGVLPPPRESHTAVVYTEKDNKKSKLVIYGGMSGCRLGDLWTLDIDTLTWNKPSLSGVAPLPRSLHSATTIGNKMYVFGGWVPLVMDDVKVATHEKEWKCTNTLACLNLDTMAWETILMDTLEDNIPRARAGHCAVAINTRLYIWSGRDGYRKAWNNQVCCKDLWYLETEKPPPPARVQLVRANTNSLEVSWGAVATADSYLLQLQKYDIPATAATATSPTPNPVPSVPANPPKSPAPAAAAPAVQPLTQVGITLLPQAAPAPPTTTTIQVLPTVPGSSISVPTAARTQGVPAVLKVTGPQATTGTPLVTMRPASQAGKAPVTVTSLPAGVRMVVPTQSAQGTVIGSSPQMSGMAALAAAAAATQKIPPSSAPTVLSVPAGTTIVKTMAVTPGTTTLPATVKVASSPVMVSNPATRMLKTAAAQVGTSVSSATNTSTRPIITVHKSGTVTVAQQAQVVTTVVGGVTKTITLVKSPISVPGGSALISNLGKVMSVVQTKPVQTSAVTGQASTGPVTQIIQTKGPLPAGTILKLVTSADGKPTTIITTTQASGAGTKPTILGISSVSPSTTKPGTTTIIKTIPMSAIITQAGATGVTSSPGIKSPITIITTKVMTSGTGAPAKIITAVPKIATGHGQQGVTQVVLKGAPGQPGTILRTVPMGGVRLVTPVTVSAVKPAVTTLVVKGTTGVTTLGTVTGTVSTSLAGAGGHSTSASLATPITTLGTIATLSSQVINPTAITVSAAQTTLTAAGGLTTPTITMQPVSQPTQVTLITAPSGVEAQPVHDLPVSILASPTTEQPTATVTIADSGQGDVQPGTVTLVCSNPPCETHETGTTNTATTTVVANLGGHPQPTQVQFVCDRQEAAASLVTSTVGQQNGSVVRVCSNPPCETHETGTTNTATTATSNMAGQHGCSNPPCETHETGTTNTATTAMSSVGANHQRDARRACAAGTPAVIRISVATGALEAAQGSKPQCQTRQTSATSTTMTVMATGAPCSAGPLLGPSMAREPGGRSPAFVQLAPLSSKVRLSSPSSKDLPAGRHSHAVNTAAMTRSSVGAGEPRMAPVCESLQGGSPSTTVTVTALEALLCPSATVTQVCSNPPCETHETGTTNTATTSNAGSAQRVCSNPPCETHETGTTHTATTATSNGGTGQPEGGQQPPAGRPCETHQTTSTGTTMSVSVGALLPDATSSHRTVESGLELAAAPSVTPQAGTALLAPFPTQRVCSNPPCETHETGTTHTATTVTSNMSSNQDPPPAASDQGEVESTQGDSVNITSSSAITTTVSSTLTRAVTTVTQSTPVPGPSVPKISSMTETAPRALTTEVPIPAKITVTIANTETSDMPFSAVDILQPPEELQVSPGPRQQLPPRQLLQSASTALMGESAEVLSASQTPELPAAVDLSSTGEPSSGQESASSAVVATVVVQPPPPTQSEVDQLSLPQELMAEAQAGTTTLMVTGLTPEELAVTAAAEAAAQAAATEEAQALAIQAVLQAAQQAVMAGTGEPMDTSEAAATVTQAELGHLSAEGQEGQATTIPIVLTQQELAALVQQQQLQEAQAQQQHHHLPTEALAPADSLNDPAIESNCLNELAGTVPSTVALLPSTATESLAPSNTFVAPQPVVVASPAKLQAAATLTEVANGIESLGVKPDLPPPPSKAPMKKENQWFDVGVIKGTNVMVTHYFLPPDDAVPSDDDLGTVPDYNQLKKQELQPGTAYKFRVAGINACGRGPFSEISAFKTCLPGFPGAPCAIKISKSPDGAHLTWEPPSVTSGKIIEYSVYLAIQSSQAGGELKSSTPAQLAFMRVYCGPSPSCLVQSSSLSNAHIDYTTKPAIIFRIAARNEKGYGPATQVRWLQETSKDSSGTKPANKRPMSSPEMKSAPKKSKADGQ; translated from the exons CAACCAACCAGTGGTTCATCCCAGCCGTGAGGGGGGACATTCCCCCTGGGTGTGCAGCCTATGGCTTCGTGTGTGACGGGACTCGCCTCCTGGTGTTTGGTGGGATGGTGGAGTATGGGAAATACAGCAATGACCTCTATGAACTCCAG GCGAGCCGGTGGGAGTGGAAGAGACTCAAAGCAAAGACGCCCAAAAACGGGCCCCCTCCGTGTCCTCGACTCGGGCACAGCTTCTCCCTTGTGGGCAACAAATGCTACCTGTTTGGGGGTCTGGCCAATGATAGCGAGGACCCAAAGAACAACATTCCAAG GTACCTGAATGACTTATATATCCTGGAATTACGGCCAGGCTCCGGAGTGGTAGCCTGGGACATTCCCATCACTTACGGGGTCCTACCACCACCCCGGGAGTCACATACTGCCGTGGTCTACACCGAAAAAGACAATAAGAAGTCCAAGCTGGTGATCTACGGCGGGATGAGTGGCTGCAGGCTGGGGGACCTGTGGACCCTAGATATTG ACACCCTGACGTGGAATAAGCCCAGTCTCAGCGGAGTGGCGCCTCTTCCTCGCAGTCTCCACTCGGCAACCACCATCGGAAATAA AATGTACGTGTTTGGTGGCTGGGTGCCTCTCGTCATGGATGACGTCAAAGTGGCCACACACGAGAAGGAGTGGAAGTGTACCAACACGCTGGCTTGTCTCAACCTGG ATACCATGGCCTGGGAGACCATCCTGATGGATACACTGGAGGACAACATCCCCCGTGCTCGGGCTGGCCACTGCGCAGTCGCCATCAACACCCGCCTGTACATTTGGAGTGGGCGTGACGGCTACCGCAAGGCCTGGAACAACCAGGTCTGCTGCAAGGACCTCTGGTACCTAGAGACAG AaaagccaccacccccagcccgaGTACAACTGGTACGCGCCAACACCAACTCCCTGGAGGTGAGCTGGGGGGCAGTGGCAACAGCCGACAGCTACCTTCTCCAGCTCCAGAAATATGACATTCCTGCCACGGCTGCTACTGCCACCTCCCCTACACCCAATCCGGTCCCATCTGTGCCTGCCAACCCTCCCAAGAGCCCTGCCCCAGCAGCAGCCGCACCTGCTGTGCAGCCGCTGACCCAAGTAGGCATCACGCTCCTGCCCCAGGCTGCCCCCGCACCCccgaccaccaccaccatccaggTCTTGCCAACGGTGCCTGGCAGCTCCATTTCTGTGCCCACCGCAGCCAGGACTCAAG GTGTCCCTGCTGTTCTCAAAGTGACCGGTCCTCAGGCTACAACAGGAACTCCATTGGTCACCATGCGACCTGCCAGCCAGGCTGGGAAAGCCCCTGTCACCGTGACCTCCCTTCCCGCCGGAGTGCGGATGGTTGTGCCAACACAGAGTGCCCAGGGAACG GTGATTGGCAGTAGCCCACAGATGAGTGGGATGGCCGCGCTGGCCGCTGCGGCCGCTGCCACCCAGAAGATCCCCCCTTCCTCGGCACCCACGGTGCTGAGTGTCCCAGCGGGTACCACCATCGTGAAGACCATGGCTGTGACACCTGGCACTACCACCCTCCCAGCCACTGTGAAGGTGGCCTCCTCGCCAGTCATG GTGAGCAACCCTGCCACTCGCATGCTGAAGACTGCAGCCGCCCAGGTGGGGACATCGGTTTCCTCCGCCACCAACACGTCTACCCGCCCTATCATCACAGTGCACAAGTCAGGCACTGTGACAGTGGCCCAGCAAGCCCAGGTGGTGACCACAGTTGTGGGCGGGGTCACCAAGACCATCACCCTGGTGAAGAGCCCCATCTCTGTCCCAGGAGGCAGTGCTCTG ATTTCCAATCTGGGCAAAGTGATGTCGGTGGTCCAGACCAAACCAGTTCAGACTTCAGCAGTCACAGGCCAGGCGTCCACGGGTCCTGTGACTCAGATCATCCAG ACCAAAGGGCCCCTGCCAGCGGGAACAATCCTGAAGCTGGTGACCTCAGCAGATGGCAAgcccaccaccatcatcactaccacgcAGGCCAGTGGGGCGGGGACCAAGCCCACCATCCTGGGCATCAGCAGCGTCTCCCCCAGTACCACCAAGCCCGGCACGACCACCATCATCAAAACCATCCCCATGTCGGCCATCATCACCCAGGCGGGCGCCACGG GTGTGACCAGCAGTCCTGGCATCAAGTcccccatcaccatcatcaccaccaagGTGATGACTTCAGGAACTGGAGCACCTGCGAAAATCATCACTGCTGTCCCCAAAATTGCCACTGGCCACGGGCAGCAGGGAGTGACCCAG GTGGTGCTTAAGGGGGCCCCGGGACAGCCAGGCACCATCCTCCGCACTGTGCCCATGGGGGGTGTTCGCCTGGTCACACCCGTCACCGTCTCCGCCGTCAAGCCAGCCGTCACCACGTTGGTTGTGAAAGGCACCACAG GTGTCACGACCCTAGGCACAGTGACAGGCACCGTCTCCACCAGCCTTGCCGGGGCGGGGGGCCACAGCACTAGTGCTTCCCTGGCCACGCCCATCACCACCTTGGGCACCATTGCCACCCTCTCAAGCCAGGTGATCAACCCCACTGCCATCACTGTGTCGGCCGCACAGACCACGCTGACAGCGGCAGGCGGGCTCACAACCCCGACCATCACCATGCAG CCCGTGTCCCAGCCCACCCAGGTAACTCTGATCACGGCACCTAGTGGGGTGGAGGCCCAGCCTGTGCATGACCTCCCTGTGTCCATTCTGGCCTCCCCGACTACGGAACAGCCCACCGCCACAGTTACCATCGCCGACTCGGGCCAGGGTGATGTGCAGCCTGGCACTGTCACCTTGGTGTGCTCCAACCCACCCTGTGAGACCCACGAGACTGGCACCACCAACACGGCAACCACCACTGTTGTGGCTAACCTTGGGGGACACCCCCAGCCCACCCAAGTGCAGTTCGTCTGTGACAGACAGGAGGCAGCTGCTTCTCTTGTGACCTCGACTGTGGGCCAGCAGAATGGTAGCGTGGTCCGAGTCTGTTCGAACCCGCCGTGCGAGACCCACGAGACGGGCACCACCAACACCGCCACCACCGCCACCTCCAACATGGCCGGGCAGCATGGCTGCTCAAACCCACCCTGCGAGACCCACGAGACGGGCACCACCAACACTGCCACTACAGCCATGTCGAGCGTCGGCGCCAACCACCAGCGAGATGCCCGTCGGGCCTGTGCAGCTGGCACCCCTGCCGTGATCCGGATCAGTGTGGCCACTGGGGCGCTGGAGGCAGCCCAGGGCTCTAAGCCCCAGTGCCAAACCCGCCAGACCAGCGCGACCAGCACCACCATGACTGTGATGGCCACCGGGGCCCCGTGCTCGGCCGGCCCACTCCTTGGGCCGAGCATGGCACGGGAGCCCGGGGGCCGCAGCCCTGCTTTTGTGCAGTTGGCCCCTCTGAGCAGCAAAGTCAGGCTGAGCAGCCCAAGCAGCAAGGACCTGCCCGCGGGGCGCCACAGCCATGCGGTCAACACCGCTGCCATGACCCGTTCCAGCGTGGGTGCTGGGGAGCCCCGCATGGCACCTGTGTGCGAGAGCCTCCAGGGTGGCTCGCCCAGCACCACAGTGACTGTGACAGCCCTGGAGGCACTACTGTGCCCCTCGGCCACCGTGACCCAAGTCTGCTCCAACCCACCATGTGAGACCCACGAGACAGGCACCACCAACACCGCCACTACCTCGAATGCAGGCAGCGCCCAGAGGGTGTGCTCCAACCCGCCATGCGAGACCCACGAGACGGGCACCACCCACACGGCCACCACCGCCACTTCAAACGGGGGCACGGGCCAGCCCGAGGGTGGGCAGCAGCCCCCTGCTGGTCGCCCCTGTGAGACACACCAGACCACTTCCACTGGCACCACCATGTCGGTCAGCGTGGGTGCCCTGCTTCCCGACGCCACTTCTTCCCACAGGACTGTGGAGTCTGGCCTAGAGTTGGCGGCGGCACCCAGCGTCACCCCCCAGGCTGGCACCGCGCTGCTGGCTCCTTTCCCAACACAGAGGGTGTGCTCCAACCCCCCCTGTGAGACCCACGAGACGGGCACCACTCACACGGCCACCACTGTCACTTCCAACATGAGTTCAAACCAAG ACCCCCCACCTGCTGCCAGCGATCAGGGAGAGGTGGAGAGCACCCAGGGTGACAGCGTGAACATCACCAGCTCCAGTGCCATCACGACAACCGTGTCCTCCACACTGACGCGGGCTGTGACCACCGTGACGCAGTCCACACCGGTCCCGGGCCCCTCTGTGCCG AAGATCTCATCAATGACTGAGACTGCCCCAAGGGCTCTGACTACTGAAGTCCCCATCCCGGCCAAAATAACAGTGACCATAGCCAACACAGAAACTTCTGACATGCCCTTCTCTGCTGTTGACATCCTGCAGCCCCCAGAGGAACTCCAGGTGTCGCCAGGTCCTCGCCAGCAGCTGCCGCCACGGCAGCTTCTGCAGTCGGCTTCCACAGCCCTGATGGGGGAGTCCGCCGAGGTCCTGTCAGCCTCCCAGACCCCTGAGCTCCCGGCCGCCGTGGATCTGAGCAGCACAGGGGAGCCATCTTCGGGCCAGGAGTCTGCCAGCTCTGCGGTGGTGGCCACTGTGGTGGTCCagccacccccacccacacaGTCCGAAGTAGACCAGTTATCACTTCCCCAAGAGCTAATGGCCGAGGCCCAAGCTGGCACCACCACCCTCATGGTAACGGGGCTCACCCCCGAGGAGCTGGCAGTGACGGCTGCTGCAGAAGCAGCTGCCCAGGCCGCAGCCACAGAGGAAGCCCAGGCCCTGGCCATCCAGGCGGTGCTCCAGGCCGCTCAGCAGGCCGTCATGG CAGGCACCGGCGAGCCCATGGACACCTCCGAGGCAGCAGCAACCGTGACTCAGGCGGAGCTGGGGCACCTGTCGGCCGAGGGTCAGGAGGGCCAGGCCACCACCATACCCATTGTGCTGACACAGCAGGAGCTGGCTGCCCtggtgcagcagcagcagctgcaggaggcccaggcccagcagcagcatcaccaccTCCCCACTGAGGCCCTGGCCCCTGCCGACAGTCTCAACGACCCGGCCATTGAGAGCAATTGCCTCAATGAGCTGGCCGGCACGGTCCCCAGCACTGTGGCGCTGCTGCCCTCAACGGCCACTGAGA GCCTGGCTCCATCCAACACATTTGTGGCCCCCCAGCCGGTTGTGGTGGCCAGCCCAGCCAAGCTGCAGGCTGCAGCTACCCTGACCGAAGTGGCCAATGGCATCGAGTCCCTGGGTGTG AAGCCAGACCTGCCGCCCCCACCCAGCAAAGCCCCCATGAAGAAGGAAAACCAGTGGTTTGATGTGGGAGTCATTAAGGGCACCAACGTAATGGTGACACACTATTTCCTGCCACCAGATGATGCTGTCCCATCAGAC GATGATTTGGGCACCGTCCCTGACTATAATCAGCTGAAGAAGCAGGAGCTGCAGCCAGGCACAGCCTATAAGTTTCGTGTTGCCGGAATCAATGCCTGTGGCCGGGGGCCCTTCAGCGAAATCTCAGCCTTTAAGACGTGCCTGCCTGGTTTCCCAGGGGCCCCTTGTGCCATTAAAATCAGCAAA AGTCCGGATGGTGCTCACCTCACCTGGGAGCCACCCTCTGTGACCTCCGGCAAGATTATCGAGTACTCCGTGTACCTGGCCATCCAGAGCTCACAGGCTGGGGGCGAGCTCAAGAGCTCCACCCCGGCCCAGCTGGCCTTCATGCGGGTGTACTGCgggcccagcccctcctgcctgGTGCAGTCCTCCAGCCTTTCCAACGCCCACATCGACTACACCACCAAGCCCGCCATCATCTTCCGCATCGCCGCCCGCAATGAGAAGGGCTATGGCCCGGCCACACAAGTGAGGTGGCTGCAGG AAACCAGTAAAGACAGCTCTGGCACCAAGCCGGCCAACAAGCGGCCCATGTCCTCTCCAGAAAT GAAATCTGCTCCAAAGAAATCTAAGGCCGATGGTCAGTGA